The Candidatus Methanosuratincola sp. genome has a segment encoding these proteins:
- a CDS encoding type II/IV secretion system ATPase subunit, with protein sequence MTFGDNLAFKATYVIQEPFVYSAVVEDPATKELTYRIIEPTITPEEKEVLERIKKVLFQEVEIDLEQIDSGRAPEILEKETRRIIKEYKMKVDESSFAKLFYYIKRDFLGFERLDPMMHDHFIEDISCDGVGIPIYIWHREWESIPSNVSFDTEEDLNRMVVRLAYRCGRHISIGNPILDGSLPDGSRVNATYGSEISKKGATFTIRRFRADPLTIVDMISLKTVSPDLAALLWFAVENKSSVLVAGGVASGKTTLLNCISMFIRPDLKIVTIEETPELNLPHINWIPMTTRTGFGKKEADVSLFDLLKNSLRQRPDYIIVGEVRGREAYTLFQALATGHGVQATIHADSPASVFKRLEAEPMNVPRPLIGLIDLIIMQNRTRIGDRPARRTVDVTEVGGYDPDSDRLVTNQLGRWDPRSDTFNISNESLVLKKISERRGISMEEIQAEINRRKTIFRWMERRGMRRYQEIGNVLREFYADPDRIFRRAMVESV encoded by the coding sequence ATGACATTTGGCGATAATTTAGCTTTTAAGGCAACTTACGTCATACAGGAGCCGTTCGTCTATTCGGCGGTAGTTGAGGACCCGGCGACCAAGGAGCTGACGTACAGGATCATCGAGCCTACGATAACCCCTGAGGAGAAGGAGGTCCTCGAGAGGATAAAGAAGGTCCTTTTCCAGGAGGTAGAGATCGACCTGGAGCAGATCGACAGCGGCAGGGCGCCGGAGATCCTTGAGAAGGAGACCCGGAGGATAATCAAGGAGTACAAGATGAAGGTCGACGAGTCGAGCTTCGCGAAGCTCTTCTACTACATAAAGAGGGACTTCTTGGGCTTCGAGAGGCTGGACCCGATGATGCACGACCACTTCATCGAGGACATCTCCTGCGACGGCGTCGGGATCCCGATATACATCTGGCACAGGGAGTGGGAGTCTATACCCTCGAACGTCTCGTTCGACACCGAGGAGGACCTGAACCGGATGGTCGTTCGCCTCGCCTACAGGTGCGGGAGGCACATCTCGATCGGGAACCCGATCCTCGACGGATCTCTGCCGGACGGGAGCAGGGTCAACGCGACCTACGGGTCGGAGATCTCGAAGAAGGGCGCGACGTTCACCATAAGGAGGTTCAGGGCTGACCCGCTCACGATCGTGGACATGATCTCGCTGAAGACGGTCTCCCCAGACTTAGCAGCGCTCCTCTGGTTCGCGGTCGAGAACAAGAGCTCGGTCCTCGTCGCGGGGGGCGTCGCGTCCGGGAAGACGACGCTCCTGAACTGCATCTCCATGTTCATCAGGCCTGACCTGAAGATAGTCACCATTGAGGAGACCCCCGAGCTGAACCTCCCCCACATCAACTGGATCCCGATGACCACCCGAACCGGATTCGGTAAGAAGGAGGCGGACGTCAGCCTCTTCGACCTGCTGAAGAACTCGCTGAGGCAGAGGCCAGACTACATAATCGTCGGCGAGGTGAGGGGCAGGGAGGCGTACACGCTCTTCCAGGCGCTCGCGACCGGGCACGGGGTCCAGGCGACCATACACGCGGACTCGCCGGCGAGCGTCTTCAAGCGGCTCGAGGCGGAGCCGATGAACGTCCCGAGGCCCCTCATCGGGCTCATAGACCTGATCATCATGCAGAACAGGACCAGGATCGGGGACAGGCCCGCCAGGAGGACTGTGGACGTCACCGAGGTCGGGGGGTACGACCCTGACTCGGACAGGCTTGTGACTAACCAGCTCGGCAGGTGGGACCCGAGGTCCGACACGTTCAACATCAGCAACGAGAGCCTGGTGCTGAAGAAGATCTCGGAGAGGCGCGGGATCTCGATGGAGGAGATACAGGCCGAGATCAACAGGAGGAAGACGATCTTCAGATGGATGGAGAGGAGGGGGATGAGGAGGTACCAGGAGATCGGCAACGTGCTCAGGGAGTTCTACGCAGACCCCGACAGGATCTTCCGCAGGGCGATGGTGGAGAGCGTATGA
- a CDS encoding type II secretion system F family protein, whose amino-acid sequence MSGPVPEGSEAAKAEAEAEAAVKKQAEKERAEGEKKKPKFTLPDLSLFAYRIFGRFTERTKLIKDEELRKCLMRTTAAKYVSKMYLLTLIGALVTVAVTLPFLVRWMAFSYAIYASLGLGLLVGGVVFLSTYLYPTYAAGMRKRKIHTSLNFATQYMAILAGAEVTPERIFKSLVKGDVDRVIKEEVGEIVKSIDLFGKDFYTAIQERIRDTASSKFADLLKGILAVGNMGGDLRRYLYMQGKAFMRERRIDMKKQLDGLGVAAEIYISMGVVLPLIIVVMLATMSFIGSSGINAVLWMYVVTFVMIPAVSALMLLILDSSVPREE is encoded by the coding sequence ATGAGCGGACCCGTGCCAGAGGGGAGTGAGGCGGCTAAGGCAGAGGCAGAGGCAGAGGCGGCGGTGAAGAAACAGGCTGAAAAGGAGAGGGCGGAGGGTGAGAAAAAGAAGCCGAAGTTCACCCTCCCGGACCTGTCGCTCTTCGCCTACAGGATCTTCGGCAGGTTCACAGAGAGGACGAAACTGATCAAGGACGAGGAGCTCAGGAAGTGCCTGATGAGGACGACCGCAGCCAAGTACGTCAGCAAGATGTACCTGCTCACGTTGATAGGCGCATTGGTGACGGTCGCGGTGACGCTGCCGTTCCTCGTCAGGTGGATGGCCTTCAGCTACGCGATATACGCGTCGCTCGGGCTCGGGCTCCTTGTGGGGGGAGTGGTTTTTCTTTCGACATACCTGTACCCGACCTACGCCGCTGGCATGAGGAAGAGGAAGATCCACACGTCGCTCAACTTCGCGACGCAGTACATGGCGATCCTCGCGGGCGCCGAGGTCACCCCTGAGAGGATCTTCAAGAGCCTCGTCAAGGGGGACGTCGACAGGGTGATAAAGGAGGAGGTCGGGGAGATAGTCAAGTCGATAGACCTCTTCGGGAAGGACTTTTACACGGCGATCCAGGAGAGGATAAGGGACACGGCGTCGAGTAAGTTCGCGGACCTGCTCAAGGGGATACTCGCGGTAGGAAACATGGGAGGGGACCTGAGGAGGTACCTCTACATGCAGGGCAAGGCTTTCATGAGGGAGAGGCGCATCGACATGAAGAAGCAGCTAGACGGGCTGGGCGTGGCTGCGGAGATCTACATCTCGATGGGCGTAGTCCTGCCCCTGATAATCGTGGTCATGCTCGCGACGATGTCTTTCATAGGCAGCTCGGGGATCAACGCGGTCCTATGGATGTACGTGGTGACGTTCGTGATGATCCCGGCGGTCTCAGCGCTGATGCTCCTGATACTCGACAGCTCGGTACCGAGGGAGGAATGA